Within Equus przewalskii isolate Varuska chromosome 9, EquPr2, whole genome shotgun sequence, the genomic segment CACGTGGCTGTGGTCTGTGCTATTGTGTCTGTGGGTGCCTGCAGCTGTAGCATATGTTGATCTGTAAGTGACCACAGCTTTCATCCTTGAGAGTCTGTGTATGGCTGTCGCTCCTGTCACTGTGTCTGTGAGAGGCCATGGCCTGTCATCCGGCACGTCTGTGAATGCTGctgcttcctttgctgtgtgttCCTGTGTGGCTGTATCTCTGCTGTCACCATGTCTATGTTTGGCTTTAAGAcatcctcctccccccaccctttCTCCAGATAGAGCCACTTTGCCTCCTCGCCCCTCCCATGCTAACCCTTGGCCCTGCCCAGGTGTCTGGACACATCTCTGGAGACTGAAGCGTGTGTGTCCACAAGCAGAGCGCCATCGAGGCTGGATGGCGGGGCCAGTGGGGCCAGCGAGCGCCTGGCCCCGGCTGTGCATCCTCTGGCGTGAGCGGGGCTGCGTGTGCCCCAAGAGCACAAGCACCCGGAAACCCCCGAGGGCCGGGGCGTCCGGCCGGGGTCTGCGGGTCCGGGCCGGCGCCACGCCCCACGCCCCTCGTCACCTCACCCTGCCGCGGTACAGCTCCTCCAAGCGCCCGTCGATCCACTTCTCCACGTCCAGGCGCCGCTGCAGCTCCCGCCGGTCGTACTTGACGGTGACACGCGCGTGCCGCTTCTGCAGCCCCCGGGGGCTGCCCCCCGGGCCGCGGGCCCGCGCCGGAGCCTGCAGCTTGCTCAGCACCCGCTTACCCAGCCGCTGCGCTGCCATCGCGGTGCTCCCGGGCCGGCCCCGCGCCGCGCTGTGCGCCCGCGCCTCGCGCCCGGGCCTCCACCGGCTGgacggggcggggccggccgggggcgggggctcGGGCtcgcggggggaggggaggacggccccgccccgccccggcctcagtttccccgcctGCAGCGCGAGCACTGGCCGCTGCGCCGGCGTGGAGCACGCCTCCGGGCACGGCTCAGGTGTGGGCGGGTCCCCGAGCCCCGGGCCCGGCAGGGCGGCGGGGTCTCCCGGGGCCGGGCTCCCGGGGGCGGGGTCCCGGGACGGGCTCTCGGGACCGGCTTGTCTGCGCCCTCTGGCGGCTGCAAGGGATGGTGCAGGAGCCCCGGTGCCACCTTCTTTCTCAGCAAGGAAAAGTCAAGCCGTGTCCCCACCGCGCATCATTTATTCGTTCTTTCATTTATTCGCTCATCCCTGCGTCCATTCGTTCACTTATTCACTCTATTCAACGAATGTTCATTCGACATCGTGACATCTGGGCTGTTagcccatctctctttctctctctctcatatcacACTCTTTACACCAGATCGCATCCAGGGGGTCCTCTCTCCCCCAGGTCATTCCAGGTTCCCCCTCCCCAGTCTCTCTCCCCACGGGTTCCTTAGTGACCTGTGCAGAGGGAGACGGCCGCTGCGCCCTTCAGTCCTCTCAGCTTTCTGTAGCTATTTATATAGCAAAATCTCGATAAGATGTCTTCtccccaaatacacacacacacacacacacacacacacacacacacacacatgttaccaggcactgttcaaggCCCTGGGGATAGAGCAGTGGACAAGACAGACAAGCCTGGTCCTCATGGAGCTGACGTTCTTGTGGTGGAGACAGGCAGTAAACATAAGTAAGTACAGTATATTATACAGTTTATTAGAATATGATAAATTCTGTGGAGAAATAGGAAGCTGAAGAGAAGTGGAGTGAGGGTGGGGCCGCACTTTTATTGAGGGGGACCAGAGCGGTCCTTTACTTTACAAGTCTGCTCACTTCTAATTATAAGCTGCAAGAATGAtactttaaaacttaaatttgGCCGTGTCCCTCCCCCGCTTAAAACTATCCATAATTAgccaatggtttcttagatatggcaccaaaagtacaagcaacaagagaaaaaataaagtggccaccatcaaaattacaaacttcTGTGTTTCAGAAGACATCAGCAAAGTGAAGAGGAGAGAcgacccacagaatgggaggaaaaaattgcaaataatctATCAGCTAAAGTACTCATACCTACAATAAATAAAGTTGTGCAACTCAAAAATAgtaagacaaataacccaattaaaaaatggacaaaggatctgaatagacatttctcttaaaaatttacaaaagccgatgagcacatgaaaagatgctcaacatcattagccagcaggaaaatgcaaaggaaaaccacagggagctaccacttcacacccagcAGGATGgctatacattttttaaatggagaacaccaagtgttggcaaggaggtggagaagtcggaaccctcacacattggcggtgggaatgtgaaatggtgcagccactttggaaaacagtctggcaattcctcaaaaggtCAGGGTTACCATAGGGCCCGGCAAGTCCACTCTTAGAGACGTACCAGAGAATGGAAGACAAACGTTCACACGGAAATGTGTctgtgaatgttcacagcagcattgttcataacaACCCAGCCCACCAAGCAATGAGccgataaataagatgtggtgtatccatacaacgCAGTGttatttggcaagaaaaagaaagtaggtttttatacacactacaacatggatgaagcttgaaaacatgctaagcgggagaagtcagacacaaaaggccacgtgTGGTCTGACtctatttgtatgaaatgttcagaacaggCAAGTCCACAGACGGAAAACAGGTTAGTGGCTGCCTGGAACTGAGAGAATGggggagaatgggaagtgactgccgAAGAGGCTGGGGTTTCTTTGGAggatgatgaaatgttctgtaattGATTGTGGTGTAGTTGCACAACCCTATGACCAcattaaaaaccattgaactgtacagtTTAAAGGGTGAATTGTGTGGTAGGCGAGATATACCTCattaaagctgttattttaaaaacaaaaaagaaaacaactgtccAGAGCTCCTCATTGCCCTGAGGCTGAAGGCCAAGCTCCTAAATTTACAATCACCGCTCTGCCAGGCACGTCCTCATCTCAGCCTCTTCATACTGGCAGTTCCCTCTGTCAGGAAGGGTCGTCCTAGGATGATATCGACAGGGCTCGCTCCTTCATCTCCCCCAAAGGCACCTGTGCAGGGAGGTCTGCCCTGACCGCCCTGCTTCATATTGCAATTCCTCTGCCCTTTACCTGGCTCTCTGTTTCATCCGTAAcactcattatctttttttttttttttttttttgctgtggaagagttgccctgggctaacacctgttgctaatcttcctcttttttctttgcttgaggaagattagccctgagctaacatccatgccagtcttcctccactttatatgtgggttgccccctcagcatggctgaaaAGTGGTATACGTCTGTGCtgaggatccgaacccgtgaaccagggccgccaaagcagagcacgccaaacttaaccactatgcaaccccCTCACTATCTTTTAACATTGTGTGtaatttactcattttctttattgtccaTTTTCCAACTAGTGGTGTACCAAAGGGAGGGCAATGGGAGTGGTCCACCTTGGGGACAGGCAAAAAGGGGTGCGCTGTCTGGATAAGAatttaaacataataataaaactgacCAAAAGTTGGTCAAGTTTTTCCTATAGCACGAACTGACAATTCTACATGGTATCACTGATAACATgatcctcccacccccaggagaAAACCTCTTGTTAGTCTTATAATTGTCACTTACTAAACAATTCATGCAATTACTGTTCAGTTTTAATAATATACATGTAAGCTTctaattagatatttttattactctACCCTTTCATAAACATTGGATCTCTATTAGTTTTCTAGTGCCGTATAataagttaccacaaacttagtgccttaaaacagcacacacttattatctcacagtgtTGCTGGATCCAGGCCAGTCATGGCTTAGCTGGGCCCTCGGCTccagggtctcaccaggctgcCATCCAGATGTCAGCCGGGGCTGCTGTCTCATCAGGGGTTCAAACGGGGCAAAATCTGCTTCCACCTGCTTGAGGTTGTAGGGAGgaggtcttcattttcttttttttttttttcttagaggaagattagccctgagctaaccactgccaatcctcctctttttgctgaggaagactggccctgagctaacatccgtgcccatcttcatccACTTTCTATGTTAGACgtctcccacagcatggcttgccaagctgtggcatgtccacacccggatctgaaccggtgaaccccgggccgctgaagcagcacgtgcgcacttaaccgctgcgccactgggccggccccggtcttcattttcttgctggctatcAGTGGGGGCTGCTCGCTGCTCCTGGAGGCCACTGACAGTTCCTTCAATGTGGCCTTCTCCGTAGGTCCTCTCACAGTGTGGCAGCTTAtttccttcaaagccagcaatggagaGTCTCTCTTGCCCGTCCTCTGAGACAGAGTCTTACACCATGTAAAGTCATCACAAACCTCCTTTGCCGTATTCTCTTAGTGAGAAGCACGTCCCAGGACCTGCCCACACTTGAGAGGGGGGGATTATACCGTCTATGAACATGGGGGCTGCTCAACCTCTGTTTGCCAGAGTATTCTATAGAGAAGTTACTGGAGAGAACTCCTAGGTATACTGTTGACCTCTGACATATGAAGACTCAGCTATATgtgttcattttgaaaataagttcATAACAATTTGGAATCATTTGGGCTTGTATCACGCACAGTTTCAATCTTCAATCTCTGTGATTCTACATGGTCTTGTGTTTAAGTAAtagattagaaattaaaatgaggggcccgcctggtggcacagcagtgaagttcacacattctgctttggcggcctggggttcacccgttcggatcccaggtgtggacatggcaccacttggcaagccatgctgtggcaggcatcccacatataaagtagaggaagatgggtacagatgttagctcagggccagtcttcctcagcaaaaaaagaggaggattggtggcagatgttagctcagggctaatctttctcacacacacacaaaaaaggaagttaaaatgATAGCgttaccgaaccaggttcgttttGCCCGCTGCACAATTATGCCAATCACCAAGACGatgagtttgcaaagagaaaggatttaatcacaaggcagccaagcaaggaggcaggagaatcAGTCTCAGATCCACCTCCTTGAAAATgaggactcagggatatttatggggtcgGGGGAGAGGTGGTCTGAATGTGGGGATAGACGTCGGGAGGTGAGGAGAGTTGAGGTAGCTGATGATCCACACAAGCGTAGTCCAGCTACATGGCTCTTCGCAGGacacgtgttcacaaaatggcccTGTtcccatgatctgagggtggcgTTTTTAGCTCCCTGACGTCAAAGAGTCGTTTATCAGTCATCCGTGCAGGCCCACAGGCCccgttgatgagttggtggtctcagcTGGCCTGAACTGCACAAGGAGTCAACTCTCAATTCCTGAAAAACCTGAGCACCCCACCCGTTACCAGGGTGACCCATGCGTCAGAGATGCTATCTGTAGGGTGAGTTTCAGTAACGCATTATCTAAcgacttttgcaaacagacagcTAAGCctagttaaagcaagttggcccccAGTTTCAGCAGCACAAGGATCGGAAGGATGAAGAAACTATTCTGTCATTCTATGTATTCTTTTGGAGTTTTCtgtttaaaactgaaaacagtGAATCAGGGTACGAACTGCAAggtgtaatatttttatttggtaagTGTAAATTTTCATTCATACGTGtgatattttactgaatttgagtaatatctttaaaatggaaatctatTCATTTTCAATagttaattttgaaatgaaagaacaaataatgATTCTTCCGTgcttattattgaaaataattttctggtaGAGAGGAGATATAAAAAATTATCTGCTCCAGGTGTCAAACAGGCTGGTTTCACCACTGTCCCCAAGACGATCAAGGGAGTTCCAAAAGGGCAGGAACTCTGCCGCGTCCACAGCTGTCTGTTCTCCAGGGTTTCAGACAGGACCTGGCTGGCAGTGGGTGCTCAGTGAACGGGTGGACGCGTGAATGGATGAACGAAtaggccctgcctcctctccagcctgccCCCTCACCCCAGTCCTCTCCGTCTTCCAGCTCAAgccctgggagggggtggggctggggtcaggTGCTGGAGAGACCTTTGGCTTCACATTCAGACTCCTGACCTTGAGTCCCAGGACCTCACTCCAAGAtaaaagaggaaggctggcatgAAACAATTGTTATGGTAAACACCATTTGGATAAGAGTCGAGGCTCTTCACATATTATTATGTCAGGAGGGAGGCTGAAGAGCCGGCTGAAGTGCTCCCGGAACACCCTGATGTCTTTCTTGCCTCAGGACTTTTGCATCTGCTGTTCATGATGCTTGGAATGTTGTCCATAAGCCCTTATCCTTCAGGGTTCATGATCAAAGCCACCTCCCCCTGGAGCCCCTCCTCCAACACCCAGTTCAAATGGTCTCCTGTTATTTTCCATCCCAGCCCCCAATGCATGTCTCTCCTAGCACTGTTAGTTGTTTTCAATAATAATGCATCTATTTTAATTATCCCGTTGGTTATTCTCTACTCCTATACCTGCTGCACTCCCTCCCCCTTTCGAAACTCAGCTCATATACACCTCTTCTAAGAAGCCCACCTATGGGGCAGTcctgtggcctagcagttaagtttggctggctctgctttggcagcccaggttcctgggtttggatccgtggcatggacctataccacttgtcagccatgttgtggcagcgacccacagaTAAAACagatgaagactggcaacagatgttagctcagggccaatcttccttagcaaaaaaaatttaaaaaaaaggagccCACCTACTCTGGGTTAGGTGTCTCCTCTGGACTTCCCTCCTTTCAGGCTGATTATTCTGCCTGTGCTTCCCCATCACAGCCAACACCTATCCCTGCCTAGTGAAGTATTTTCTTCGTCTCAGGACTGGCAACCTcggaggcagggcctgggcttGCTGTTCATTCAGGGGCCGATCACCTCCTCTGGAACACCTCCCTGACCCTCTCTCACGCTGAATGGGGCTCCCATCATGCCGTGCCCTTCCACCACCCCAGCCTGTGGTCACTCAGGCTGTGCTTCCCGCATCACATCCCTAACCACTCTGCCCTATGCTTCCGTCATCACCACCCTGGGCTGTTCCTGCCTCGTGACGCAGGGACCAGTCTGGCGTGGTCGCCGCTGGGTTTCCAGCAATGCCCCGAGTAGGAGCTCAGCAAACGCTGCATTTAGGAAGGAACCAACACCCTCCCCCAAAGGAAGGCTGAAGCGGTGGGCAACACCCCACAGGTTTCCAGGGAGAGCGTGTCTGCGCCCTATCCTCCCAGCCCGAGGCCCAGCCCAGAGCGCAGGGACCCGGACGCCGACCACAGGGGCGAGGGCTGCAGGAGCCCCACGCGCATGGGGCGCGCGCCTCCCAGGGCAAGGTTCCCACAGGGGCGGGGCCACTGCAGGCCCCGTCCCTCCCCGCGCCGGGGGCGGGCCCAGGTGCGCCGAGGGAGGGGCGCGGCCGCCCAGGTGCCTGCTCTCTGCGCATGCGCCctgccgccccgccccgccaggTGCGTCCCGCCCCTCCGCGGCTGCCACCTGAGGGAGCTGCTTCGAGGCGGCCGCCATTGGCGCCAGCACCCACCGCGCGTGTGGAGGTGTGGCGGGGCCTGCACGGTGGGACAGTCGCCGAGTGTCGCAGGGGGCAAGCGAGGGGCGGACTGACGCATCGCGGGCGGAGAGGCCGCGTGTCCGCACCCCGCCGGTCCGCGACAGGGTCTTCCCGGCGACTTCGACCTGAGCGCCTGCGCGGCACCTCGCAGACCCTCCGGGAGCGCCCGCACAGGAGCACCCGCACGGGAGCACGAGGCGCTCCAGTGCGCGTGCGCGGCAGGGGTCTTCCCGCACCTGCTCGCGAGACCCCAACGGCCCGCGGCTCGAGGCCTCGCCTGCCTGGGCGGCGGGTGGAGCCGGTCATGGCGCCGCTGTGCGGACCCGGGTGGTGCCGGGCGCTGCTCGCGCTGCTGGCCTCGCTGCTAGTCCTCGGGGCTGACGCGGCCGACGGAGAACAGGGCGTCCACGGTGAGGGACGCCAGCTGTGTGGCCCGGGCGGGTCTCCCGGGAGGGTGTGGGGCCGGGGGCCCGGAGGCGGGGCGTTAGGGGCAGGGGCCGAGCGGGGAGGGTCGGCGGGGGTGCCTGAGCCTTGAGACGAGGTTTGGGAGCCCTTGGGAGTGAGAACGGGCGGAGGAGCCCGGGCTGGGAAAGTTTCCTGTGGGTGAGGGCGGGGACTAGGGCTGGTGACCGAGGCGGAACGACAGTGGCCCTTCCTGTGGCAGGAAGGGGTGAGAGGCGGCAGACCATCCTCTTCCTGGCAGCTGAACGTTCCAGGGTCCGGGAAAGCCCAGGGAGGCCAGGCCCGAGGGGGTGGGAGTTGGATTGGGGATCAGGTGACCTGGTGGCAGTTTTAGCCGCGGAGAAACAGCCCCCACCGCCCCCTCTTTGGGTACGGGACCAGAGCTCCCCGAGAAACCTTTTGGGTCAGTTGCAGTAGAGGGCCTCCAAGAAGGAAGGCGTTTCTCAGaccaaaggaaggagaaggaaagcaggtgctGCAGGGGAGAAACTGCCCCGCTGCAGGGGTGTGGCGCCTTGTGTAAGGAGAGCGTTGGCACTGGGGGGGCTGCGCTGGGGTTGCGTGAACTGGTCCCCAGAGGTTGGTGGGGCATAAGCCGGGTTTAAACCTCTACATTCCAGGGAGGTTTGGCCTGCAAAGTCTTCTTGAACGAGTGGTACAACCTTAAGGGCTTCAGACAAGCACAAGCGGGCTTGGGAAAGAAGTCTCttgaaagaagaatttattgaTTCAGCAGAAGCGATTGAGGCCCTGCTCTGTGTCAGGGACGGTGCTGGCCCCGGTGATAACAGCTGTGACTCAGACAGGCCGGGTCCCTGCACTTAGAgagcttatgttctagtgggagagacagacatgagTAAACGTTTACATCAGGAGCGCTCACCGCAGTATTAAATTactcagaaggaaaaggacagggCGAAGTACACAACAGGTAGACGGATGTAAGGCGAGGGGGGGTGCTTCAGCTCAGGTGGTCAGGGGACTTCTCTCTGAGGAGGGTGACCTCGGAGCTCTAACCTGGAGAATGAGGAGGTGGCAGCCACGCACAGACCTCGGGGACGAGTGTCCAGTTAGAGGTAATGGAGTACAAAGGCCTTGAGGCTGGAACAAGCGTGGTGATATTCCAAGGAAAAGACGGAGAGCTGGCATGgctggagcaggggtgggggtgggggttggaggaGGGCGTGAGTTGGATGCCAGGTCGTTTTATAGGCCAGCATTTTGGGTGGAAAGAAAGCAGGATGTGTATGCACCAAGTCATTGTCTGTGGTGACTTTTGAAAACTTCATTTGCCTATGCCCaaggcagagagggaaaaatgagTTAATGGGGATGTCGAGGGCCAGTGGGCAGAGGCCCAGCTCTAGAGGACCAGGAATTAGGCTTGCAGCTGTTGGTCATCCTTGCAGTCGGAACTGGAATTTGTCAGCCCTTCTGGACTCTGTTAGATGAAGTAATTATGTTAGGATGTACCTTCCAGGTACCTAGCCTGGGTCTTCATCAGAACTGACTTtggggctaacatctgttgcttaCTCTGAGCTCGGATGTGTTATTTAATCCTTGAGACAACCAGGGGTGGTAGTGAAGTCACAGATCTGGCCTAAGGTCACACAATAGTTGTGACGAAGCCAGGTTGGCCGCAgagccctctcccttcccagtgGCCTCCCCAGCTGCTGCAGCCAGCTCGACCTGCTGACCTTTCAGAAGTACTCCTGCCTGGCTGGGTGAACTAATGCCCTCACTTATCTGAAGTTGTTTGTTCAAAAGCTTTCCACAGCTCAATTGGAGGCAGGAGgtagttttgattttttccccttctctcttctggtCACTTTGATGCCTAGCCTTCTCAGGAAGGAaggtcatctgcaaagagtgagatgTTTCTCTCGCCACTTGCAGTTGCACAGGTCCTGCCAGAGGAGTCGGGGCAGGGGGGAGTGTGTAGTGAATGTGTGTAAGAGGGTGGTTATAATGGCTGAGCAAGGAATTTAATCTGTGTGAAGACATGAGGGGGCTGAGGGGTCGTGGAAAGGTGGTAGGGCTAACGGATTGTTGGATTTTGGAGGAATGATCTAGAAGGAAAGGATATGATGGGCCGTGAGTGATGTGCATGAAACTGAGGTCCTGAAGAGGCTGCAGTTCTTGAGACGAAGTCTAGGCATGACCATGGGAGGGAGGACCTGGGGGAGGACAGGATCACTGGAGGAGAGAAGGTCTAGGAACCAAGAGGCCAGGATGGTCCGAGGATATGGAAAGGTTGATGGTAGGAGCAGCGGCAGTGCTCATGAGCCAGGAGCTACAGTCGTGGAGAAGTGAGGAATAGGCATCTGAGTCAGCAGGGGATGCACCAGGGCTTGGATCCACTCTGATGGAGAGATTTGGAGCTGGGGGCTtttgagggggtggagggaggatggTCTGGAAGCACCGCTGAGGAGCAAGGAGACCTTCCCTCTTGGAAGGGCACAAAAGAAGGCATATCTCGGGGGAGAGCGGGTTCCATTAGAGTAAGAAAGTGACAGGAATGTTCAGAGAAGAGATTGAGGAAATGAGATTCCACTTAAGATGGGTCATCAGGACGAGAAGCCCCAGGAGTTGGGGGACGGGAGCTGGTGACGAAGCAGGATGTACGGGGATGAGGGGTAACTCAGGACTCTGGGGCTTCTTGTGGTGATAGGAGCATCAGGTGGTCTCAGGACTGATGGTGTTGGTGAGGCGCTGGCTgggagagggcaggtgggggtgggggggcggcaTGGGACACAGTGGACACCTGGAAACTCGGCGAAGAGTGTCCTGATCCAGCTCCTTTGGGGAGCGGGACCACTGGTTTTGCTCCGCGTGTGTCTGGCGTTCAGGGAGAGTTCCAGTCTTCGATGGAAGGCACGCCGATTATAAACCGGCCATTCCCAGGAGGCTTCAAACAGGCTTTAAGTGACTTGTGCAGTTGCCAGAACTGGgaattttttatggaaaaatctAGCTTTTGGCTTCATCTGAAAACTGAAGATCTGGTGGCACCAGGCCAGTGTTCCCACCCAGCGGCCCTAAGCTGGTGCTGAGTGCTCCTTGGGAACAGGACATAGACTTCTGTCCCTCAGTCTGTGTTTCTTCACT encodes:
- the SPINT2 gene encoding kunitz-type protease inhibitor 2 isoform X3, which encodes MRPAAPPRQVRPAPPRLPPEGAASRRPPLAPAPTARVEVWRGLHGGTVAECRRGQARGGLTHRGRRGRVSAPRRSATGSSRRLRPERLRGTSQTLRERPHRSTRTGARGAPVRVRGRGLPAPARETPTARGSRPRLPGRRVEPVMAPLCGPGWCRALLALLASLLVLGADAADGEQGVHEFCHVLKAVGRCRAAFPRWWYNVTDRSCQQFVYGGCNGNKNNYLTKEECLEKCAGVTEYCTAKAVTGPCRASFPRWYFNAEKNACDSFVYGGCRGNKNSYLSKEECMNRCFRKQLYPALPHSTKVVLAGLFLMVLILLLGASVVCLIRVAGRSQERTLRSVWSSGDDKEHLVKNVYVL